The Argopecten irradians isolate NY chromosome 4, Ai_NY, whole genome shotgun sequence genome has a window encoding:
- the LOC138321388 gene encoding lactose-binding lectin l-2-like isoform X1, translating into MQGGLHCNILHGYLADILNDNENNFIKGHLKSNNETGCFYIIATDIELEGHWIWANSDDPVQYTDWAPTEPQNAGSGENCICLSHSVQFQLADVTCDRTLQFICKKSVNGTKRAYYCRNGWMRYNNACYLFINSEADNWTDAYTHCNILHGYLADILSEDENKFIQANLHSRHESGCFYISATDVELEGHWIWANSDDPVQYKDWAPSEPQNLGSGENCICLQSNRAFKWIDVSCDAKMPFICKMKLTDPSTEVIG; encoded by the exons ATGCAAGGCGGA CTTCATTGTAACATTCTTCATGGATATTTAGCCGACATTTTGAAtgacaatgaaaataattttataaaaggaCACCTAAAATCCAATAACGAAACGG gCTGTTTCTACATCATTGCCACAGATATAGAGCTGGAGGGACATTGGATTTGGGCGAACAGTGATGATCCAGTTCAGTACACAGACTGGGCACCGACAGAACCACAAAATGCTGGATCTGGAGAAAACTGCATCTGTCTCTCACATTCTGTACAATTCCAATTGGCGGACGTGACGTGTGACCGTACCTTACAATTCATATGTAAGAAAA GTGTTAATGGAACAAAGAGAGCCTATTACTGTAGAAATGGTTGGATGAGGTATAACAACGCGTGCTATTTGTTTATCAATAGTGAGGCCGATAATTGGACCGACGCTTAT ACGCATTGTAATATTCTCCATGGTTATTTGGCCGACATTTTGAGCGAAGATGAGAACAAGTTCATTCAAGCAAATCTACATTCACGGCACGAGTCAG GCTGTTTTTACATCAGTGCCACAGATGTAGAGCTGGAGGGACATTGGATTTGGGCGAACAGTGACGATCCTGTTCAGTACAAAGACTGGGCACCGTCCGAACCTCAGAATTTAGGATCAGGAGAAAACTGCATCTGTCTCCAAAGTAACAGAGCTTTTAAATGGATAGATGTGTCGTGTGATGCTAAAATGCCATTCATATGCAAGATGAA ATTGACAGATCCTAGCACTGAAGTCATTGGGTGA
- the LOC138321388 gene encoding perlucin-like protein isoform X2 — MQGGLHCNILHGYLADILNDNENNFIKGHLKSNNETGCFYIIATDIELEGHWIWANSDDPVQYTDWAPTEPQNAGSGENCICLSHSVQFQLADVTCDRTLQFICKKSVNGTKRAYYCRNGWMRYNNACYLFINSEADNWTDAYTHCNILHGYLADILSEDENKFIQANLHSRHESGCFYISATDVELEGHWIWANSDDPVQYKDWAPSEPQNLGSGENCICLQSNRAFKWIDVSCDAKMPFICKMKC; from the exons ATGCAAGGCGGA CTTCATTGTAACATTCTTCATGGATATTTAGCCGACATTTTGAAtgacaatgaaaataattttataaaaggaCACCTAAAATCCAATAACGAAACGG gCTGTTTCTACATCATTGCCACAGATATAGAGCTGGAGGGACATTGGATTTGGGCGAACAGTGATGATCCAGTTCAGTACACAGACTGGGCACCGACAGAACCACAAAATGCTGGATCTGGAGAAAACTGCATCTGTCTCTCACATTCTGTACAATTCCAATTGGCGGACGTGACGTGTGACCGTACCTTACAATTCATATGTAAGAAAA GTGTTAATGGAACAAAGAGAGCCTATTACTGTAGAAATGGTTGGATGAGGTATAACAACGCGTGCTATTTGTTTATCAATAGTGAGGCCGATAATTGGACCGACGCTTAT ACGCATTGTAATATTCTCCATGGTTATTTGGCCGACATTTTGAGCGAAGATGAGAACAAGTTCATTCAAGCAAATCTACATTCACGGCACGAGTCAG GCTGTTTTTACATCAGTGCCACAGATGTAGAGCTGGAGGGACATTGGATTTGGGCGAACAGTGACGATCCTGTTCAGTACAAAGACTGGGCACCGTCCGAACCTCAGAATTTAGGATCAGGAGAAAACTGCATCTGTCTCCAAAGTAACAGAGCTTTTAAATGGATAGATGTGTCGTGTGATGCTAAAATGCCATTCATATGCAAGATGAA
- the LOC138321387 gene encoding protein toll-like produces the protein MCFNRIVLLLLIMAPLCSSYIDWSPEVGPHKDLLCRPFCTDDRCCSCHSQPKWELGNEPIGDLHVEYSGLGKVSAKLVSVSNLSEYNYLQVIHTHGRLRALPINICNFERLVKINFANNLIESIGTINCLQMLDTLVLSGNRISHISNKTFVDMPALRVLDLSYNILTTLDANTFTSKTTNIFHVDFSNNVLETVDLSNIVNENYLYCKIDFENAMKGHFSNVHNITIDPDKHYNSGDISFVGCIMEQDMFSFIGHRNPDLIQLFPLIISGTYKFANATVKCDCSVALYLKDHWRLLKLDDNNDGLMCRDQNYSIRDMHDQKLFDNFFCDRYVNCPRYCTCIEQPTQWRIIVNCSFTQMKRLPEQLPDSVFLVELLVTNNEIRHLEKRDYFNRLRILDLSDNEMKTIGNDVAQSLSSLLKLNLTNHNIDDLPDTFRFLDANLIFLGYKGITCTCDNTWIGDWRVRSNIHPGNPLFCENIRNHGNKTLVELTKPYLVECSEMDQSTIFLLTALLCLAVLSMTGIFVIWMFYFEVSILLGTIRRKTIKEDLRRYKYDVFVSFDDSDVDSRRFVMDYLLRILNSSHYTTYVPYRDMSVGNLREKEVKNAIRRARTFVCILSEEYCAESSIWTRMEFMSALQCRKSIEIINIDNIGTRDTSMREVKAFLRLRWFISLSTRRDIFKHLIDSLGKPIYMGRKNM, from the coding sequence ATGTGTTTTAACAGAATTGTACTGTTACTTCTTATCATGGCACCGTTATGTTCGTCGTACATAGACTGGAGCCCTGAAGTCGGGCCACATAAAGATCTTCTATGTAGGCCATTTTGTACAGATGACAGATGTTGTAGCTGTCATTCCCAGCCAAAATGGGAGCTTGGTAACGAACCAATCGGAGACCTGCACGTAGAGTACTCCGGATTGGGTAAGGTATCTGCCAAACTTGTCTCCGTTTCTAATCTCAGCGAGTATAATTATCTGCAAGTCATACATACCCATGGTCGACTACGAGCTCTTCCTATCAACATTTGTAATTTCGAAAGACTTGTGAAAATCAACTTCGCCAACAATCTGATCGAGTCTATCGGAACAATAAATTGCCTCCAGATGTTAGATACATTGGTTTTATCTGGGAACAGAATATCACACATTTCCAATAAAACTTTTGTAGATATGCCCGCTCTACGTGTCTTAGACTTATCCTACAATATCCTAACAACATTGGATGCTAACACGTTCACTAGCAAAACGACAAATATCTTCCATGTTGACTTCTCAAACAATGTTCTGGAAACCGTGGATCTGTCAAACATTGTCAACGAAAATTATCTATACTGCAAAATTGACTTTGAAAATGCAATGAAAGGACACTTCTCCAACGTCCACAACATTACAATCGATCCGGACAAACATTACAACTCTGGGGATATTTCGTTTGTTGGTTGTATAATGGAACAAGACATGTTCTCTTTTATTGGACATCGGAACCCTGATCTTATTCAACTTTTCCCGTTGATAATATCAGGGACGTATAAGTTTGCAAATGCGACCGTGAAATGTGACTGTTCTGTGGCCCTCTACCTCAAAGATCACTGGCGACTTCTTAAATTGGATGACAATAATGACGGTTTGATGTGTAGAGATCAAAATTATTCAATACGTGATATGCATGATCAAAaactttttgataattttttttgtgaCAGATATGTGAATTGTCCACGGTATTGCACATGTATTGAACAGCCTACACAATGGAGGATAATTGTAAATTGTTCCTTTACACAGATGAAGCGACTGCCTGAACAACTCCCGGACAGTGTGTTTTTAGTAGAGCTACTCGTGACAAACAACGAAATCCGTCACTTAGAAAAGCGAGACTATTTCAACAGGCTCCGTATCCTGGATCTATCCGACAACGAGATGAAAACCATTGGCAACGACGTAGCCCAATCTCTCAGCTcgttattgaaattaaatttgacAAATCATAATATCGATGATCTACCTGACACTTTTCGTTTTTTGGACGCCAATCTTATATTCCTGGGATATAAAGGGATAACATGTACTTGTGATAATACCTGGATCGGAGACTGGCGGGTAAGGAGTAATATCCACCCTGGAAATCCTTTATTTTGTGAAAACATTAGAAACCATGGCAATAAAACGCTTGTGGAACTGACCAAACCATACTTAGTTGAGTGCAGTGAGATGGACCAGTCTACAATCTTCTTGTTGACGGCTTTACTATGTTTAGCAGTATTATCTATGACAGGTATTTTTGTGATTtggatgttttattttgaagtaagtATTCTGTTGGGAACAATAAGGAGAAAAACGATAAAAGAAGATTTAAGAAGGTATAAATATGATGTGTTTGTTTCGTTTGACGATTCAGATGTAGATTCTCGAAGATTTGTAATGGATTATCTACTCAGAATACTGAATTCATCACACTATACGACGTACGTTCCTTATAGAGACATGTCGGTCGGCAACCTTCGGGAAAAAGAGGTCAAAAATGCAATCAGGAGAGCGAGgacatttgtatgtatattgtcGGAGGAGTACTGTGCAGAATCGTCAATATGGACGAGAATGGAATTTATGTCAGCCTTGCAATGTCGTAAATCTATTGAGATAATAAACATTGACAATATAGGGACACGGGACACGAGCATGAGGGAGGTTAAAGCGTTTTTAAGGCTACGATGGTTCATATCATTATCAACAAGACGCGATATATTCAAACACTTGATTGATTCTCTTGGAAAACCAATCTACATGGGACGGAAAAACATGTGA